The genomic interval tccgccgccttcctctgcctcatcctccaCCTCTCGCTCAGATCGATCGCCCGCCCTGCGTccgtcggcggccgccgcctccctcccgggCCCCCGGGCATCCCCGTCCTCGGCGCGCTGCCGTTCGTCGGCCCGGCCCCGCACGCCGGCCTGGCGTCCCTGGCGCGCAAGTACGGCCCCGTCATGTACCTCAAGATGGGCACTTGCGGCGTGGTggtggcgtcgtcgccgtgcgcggcGAAGGCGTTCCTCAAGGCGCTCGACGCCCGGTTCGCCAaccggccggcggtggcgagcgcCGTCGACATCACCTACAACTACCAGAACATGGTGTTCGCCAGCTACGGCGCCAAGTGGAAGCTGATGCGGAAGCTCGCCAGCGTGCACCTGCTCGGCGCCAGGGCGCTCGCCGACTgggccgccgtgcgccgcgacgaggccggccgcctcctccgcggcaTGGCCgagtcggccgccgccggccgccccgTCGTCATCCCGGAGGTGCTCGTCTGCGCGCTCGCCAACATCGTCGGCCAGATCACCGTCAGCAAGCGGGTGTTCGACGTGCAGGGCGACGAGTCCAACAGGTgcaattaatataattatatctcACTGCTTTTAtcggtatttattttatttttcttttcaaaaatagaaaataatcaaatgcattcgaactttttttttttgaaaaaagaagcTGCAAATACGAACGAAATTTAAGCTGTGGTGGAGCAGAGCTACTTGTACGTAGGGGTAGTTTTCGTGGGATAGGTGAGAGAGATGGCACGCGTGCCCAAGTCAGCATTAGAGCAGGTACCgaataagtcagctataaacatattttaataagataaagaagaaagagagataggctactaatttataaccaACTGTACACAGGTTCTAAGacaaaatgaataaaatgtgtgtatgacatgttaggccatgtattgatattttatagctaactattgtatgcattggctattaaattagctatagatgaattatagctagtagttggctatactattgaacttgctcttagcaaTGAGTCAAATCTCTTCAACACCAATCACCTATAAAATTACTGAAAGcgaaataaatccaagtgACGTGTCCTAACGTGGTGTGTGTGGACAATTTTCTAGAGCAATTTGCGTGGTATTTATAGACATCAGGTAGGCCAGGACACAAATTAAAGAGTTTTCACAAGAGACATTTTCTATCATTTCTTTCTGTGTTATAACAAAAatgaacacatataaacaACCACATGAACGCAAATTAAGCAAACTCCTGtgtcaataattttattgaaatttgTATTTGATGTGAATTTAGCAAAAATGTGATGATGGTGGTGCAGCTACAAGGACATGATCGTGTCGCTGCTGACGGGGGCAGGGCTGTTCAACATCAGCGACTTCGTGCCGGCGCTGGCGTGGCTGGACCTGCAGGGCGTGCAGGCCAAGCTCCGCCGCATCCACAACCAGTTCGACGTCCTCATCACCAAGCTCCTCGCCGaccacgccgccaccgccgccgaccgcgccggccgccccgACTTCGTCGACAGGCTCCgggccgccgtcggcgtcgacgacgaggacggcgagacCATCACCGAGGTCAACATCAAGGGCCTCATCTTCGTAAGTTCCCAATTCAATTTTAACTCCCATACATATATTTGCTATTATCGTCACTGATATATAGGTTTATATAAGAATGAAACCTATATGCCAGTGACCACGTAACGACGCTAACTTAACGATAGATCGAGGATCTGTCTGTCCTATTTAAATtcttataaactatttgaaaaTTCACTCTAAAACTACTTtggtaaattttttatcaaaaacgTAAATTAACCCCGATTAGTTTACAAATTTCGCGCAAATTCAAGACATGCATATGCATCGAGTGATCGAGCGAAGCGTAGTTCGTACGTATGCATGACATGGGTGCCACGTAACAGGGAAACTGCACACGTGCCAGTGcttctccttttgtttttttttggtggaagGCTCTGCTATAGCTTAGCTTAGTTGCATTAATTGTGGTTATGGTAGGGTTGGCTCGTTAGCTAATGGGTACTTGAGTTGAGTTGAGCATAGTGGAGTTGTTGGAAAGCGATACTATATCATAAGCACTTGAAATGCACATGCCAACCTAACtgaatgtgtttttttctctcattttcCAAGGAACAGTGTAGTATATCCGAATAATATGCCATGTAGACCTACACTTAATTAGCCGcagtattttatttaattaggaCCCCTCCGAATTTTCTATGCTGTATTAAATGGAAAGAAACCTAATTAATTTCCAACTAATTATATTATGTGTACATGCACCGACTAATGTTATGTAGCGGTGGAGTTGCAAGTGCATGACTTTAGGTATCAAAGTTGAGAACTGAGCCTAGCTCGGATGGTTAGTTGCGCGGGCGCGTGAGCAACATGCGCTAGTTCAATCCCTGGGATCGCAACTCGCACGTCTCACTCGGGGAGTTTTCCCTCACATGCGTGCACACCCTAAAATCCTAAATATATGGTAAGGACGTGCGCGCGTGTATACATACATTGTGGTGTGTCCGTGTGTGTTTATATGTGTCTCGAGTTGtacccttaaaaaaatatcaaagttaaaattaagGAGTGTATTCGTTAGTGTGTGAGTGCTATGTGCGTttacacattttttatttagagcAGTTAAGGATTTAGATGTTTGGAGCAAGCATCTCCTGAAAATTCTTGGCTTTAATTAAAACCGAACCACCACAGAAAAGTGGTGTAAAGTTTGAGCCAAAAAGTTTGTACGTACGTAGCTTGACAAAAACCTACCGGAGTTGTTAACATCTTAACAGATCGTTCGTTACACGTTTGGCCCTTTCGGCtacaggaaagaaaaaaggacaTGATTAATTGCAACTGCAATTAGGATTTCATTAAAATGATTATGGCTAAGCTAGAAGCCTATCAAGAACCATCAAATTGACAAATTGTAGGAGTAGTTTCTGAAAACCACACTTGTGAATTCTGCACCCACCAAACCACTTGAGAAAAccgagtgagtgagtgagagaGATGCTTCAACTGCAATATTCTACACCTATCCATTTCTccaacagagagagagagatgaaatgattAACCActttgattaattaggttaaTGAGAGAGTTAGTGGTCAGTACGTAGTGTCAACACCAAGTAACACGCAATCAGCACATCGCCGAGGGTGTCATATCATCATTAGTATTGTTGGTGCCAGAATGACGCGATGCTTCAACTTAATTAACCTAACCTAGATTAACGGATTAGCGAAAAAAGGCATGTATAAAATCTATAAAGTATAAAGGCCACGTCTGATGATGAAGGTTGATCAACATCTCGATCTGTGCTTGACACCGCAACCAAGGAGGTGATGGTTGGTTGTTTCGTTGAAAAAGCCaattttgcaaatgaaaaataatttataaataaaagttttatacacgtatttttagtgatttaataGTCATTGTTGGAAAAAAAGACTTTtgtgaaaaattctaaaattaactctaaatttaaagtcacgaaatttagattttggtttataagcatgagCAACAGCAAAAGGATTGTGCAAATTAATTACAACTAAACTCCTACCATCCTTCAGCTAACTGCAGTTTCAATTGATATACTTAGCCTAACTATGTACTCATAATTTTCCTTAGCTTAGTAGCAACAACTTCAGATTAGTGGTAGCTTGAACAGGGTAAATTATCCAACTCTCTCTTCTACAGTATAAAACTTTATTGATTCATATGGACAATAATGaatcaaaaacatatataaatcatatatagatCAATGTTGAAATCTTGATAGAGCAAATATGAAAGGGAGGGTGTAGCTTCATCCTATAAAGAATACACTTCCGACCTAGCGGAGTACTCGTACAGGTGAATAATCATAATTGCACTCTTTCTAGATGGACGTAATAGAGATGTATAATTAATGAGAAATCTagcttgattttttaattaaatatagtgTTCCATCGAATGGATGATTAAGTACGTACACATACGGGTGTTAGTTGTAACCAAAATGTTTTCTGCTAGTAAAAAAACTGATGCCATAATTGGACACAaattaaatactccctccatcctaaatGTTCGATGCCTCCATCCTAAATATTCGATgcagttgacttttttatatatgtttaaccattcgtcttattcaaaaattttacaaaataggtaaaactatatatatacataaaagtatatttaataataaataaaatggtataaaaataattaatgattatataatttttttgaataagacgaataatcaaatatgtataaaaaaattaacggtgttaaatatttaggacggaggtagcacTTGACTTGTGGATATATAACCACCGTCTACTTGCTGAGGATTTGCCTGATGGTACGACTGCAACATGTAGACTGACAAGGGACGAACctaccacacacacacaaagagTCAAATTAAGATGACTGAACtactaacaaattaaatacagCTAACATGTTAAGATGGTTATGCAACTATAGGTTCAGCTTATTAAAAGAAACGATTGAAGGTTCAGATAAACATGACATGAGTTATTTGTAGGACGTTGTTTAGGTTAATTAATAGTTGGTTTGATCATCATGTTGACTCTTGGTAGCTATAGATTGATGTGACTCCTAGATTAACAACTTGCTAGTATTAAAGTATATATTCTGTGTTAGAAAAACTGTATCTCTGACTAATATATggatatgttaaaaaaaactgcacgCACCATGTTTTAGACTGTAACATTTGGATGACTGATATATGGCTGGTTAAATCCTAAAACcttaaatgattaattaatagaaaAGTATTAGGATTGATATGAGAAAACAATTAATATCAGCAGATTCGTCATAAAAGCACTtccatatttacaaattaaacatACAATTAGAAAACAGGGGCAGAGCTAGAGTGAAATAGATGAGAGTGtcacttatttatttttcagtgctTTGAACTAGATTTAGATGATTACGAGTgcctaaatttagattaagGAGATACGTACATGGTGAAAATTAATAAACTCTAGCTAAAATTCAATATATGTACCTCCACTCCTGTTAGAAAAGGTAATTTCCCAAAACAACAAGTTCAAAGTATCACGTAATGCCAAGCTAAGCTATCGATTTCGCTTACCTTTCAACGCACGCACTGCTGTTTtccaaaaccaagaaaaaaaagttcttttttttaaaaaaaaagaaatcgtCGGATAGGTCGCAATTTTCAGTTCTCTTGACTAAACTAGCTTGAAACAGCAACTTCAAAGTATCACGTATGCCAACTTGTCAAGCCAAGCTAAGCTATCGATTTCACTTACCTTTCAACGCACTGCTGTTTTCCAAAaccaagaatttttttaaaagaaaaaaatcgtcGGCATAGGCCACAATTTTCAGTTCTCTTGACTAAACTAGGCTAGCTTGAAAGcaactcatcatcatcatgcgATAAATCTCTACGACTCTAGGACTtatgagctagctagcttgcacgCCTTGATGCCAACAAGACAGCAGGGATATTGGTTAAGGTTAGTCCTTGTTGGGTTTGGCCAGAAGTCGACCTTACTCATTTGATCTGCAGTAGTGCTCAATCCAGTTTGGTTGGTGCAGAGTGGCCACccctttgctttgctttgccttCTCTTTTAAATGATGGATGTATCCATCGATCAT from Oryza brachyantha chromosome 3, ObraRS2, whole genome shotgun sequence carries:
- the LOC102721818 gene encoding flavonoid 3',5'-hydroxylase 1-like; its protein translation is MAMQLAALCTDPVVLSAAFLCLILHLSLRSIARPASVGGRRLPPGPPGIPVLGALPFVGPAPHAGLASLARKYGPVMYLKMGTCGVVVASSPCAAKAFLKALDARFANRPAVASAVDITYNYQNMVFASYGAKWKLMRKLASVHLLGARALADWAAVRRDEAGRLLRGMAESAAAGRPVVIPEVLVCALANIVGQITVSKRVFDVQGDESNSYKDMIVSLLTGAGLFNISDFVPALAWLDLQGVQAKLRRIHNQFDVLITKLLADHAATAADRAGRPDFVDRLRAAVGVDDEDGETITEVNIKGLIFDMFTAGTDTSSIIVEWAMAELMKNPAVMARAQEEMDHVVGRGRRLEESDIPNLPYLQAVCKEAMRLHPSTPLSLPHFTFDECDVDGHRVPPNTRLLINIWAIGRDPSAWEDPLQFRPERFMPGGAAARVDPLGNYFELIPFGAGRRICAGKLAGMVFVQYFLGTLLHSFDWRLPDGEEKLDMSETFGLALPKAVPLRAIVTPRLAPAAYA